The Theileria annulata chromosome 2, complete sequence, *** SEQUENCING IN PROGRESS *** genomic sequence GTACTGTAGTGTTGAACTGATTCAGAATCGTGACTCAAAATCCTAATCTTTTCATCGTACTCTTTTACTTCCTCCTCTATTTTTCTATCAAGAAATTCTTGGAACTCAACAAAATCCCTAAACTTTGGGGACTCTTCAGTTATGTAAGCAGTTCTTCTTATAAACTTATATTCCTCGTTCCAGTCATAATCCTTCCTTATATTGTCAATTGGAGGCACACACCCGGTAAGCGTTAAATTTCCTTCTTTGTCAATAGGTGTGAACATAGATTCAACCATTTTTACTTCATGGTGACCATAGTATGGTCCCATGGAATAAATTCTAGTCTTTTGAGTTTCTGGAGTGTAGTAAATCCAGTAATAACTTGTCGCACATTTGCCGCTATTTTCACTGGAACCCTCCGGAATTTTGGAACTTTTTGCTATGAATCTAAGGTTTGTTCCTGTCCCGTTAATGTTTTGTCTGAACAAATCCTTTCTGTAGCAATTGTAAGAGACTTTCTTGTATTCCAACTCATCGAAACTCTTATAAGGTGATGATTCCCTAAGGGTAAACGAATTAACATTACTCTCAAAGTGTAGAGGTGATTCTTTTTTTAATTGTCTGTTTTCTACATTTTCAGGAGCAGTTAGTTCTATTTTGTCAAATCTTGTGCCTTGGGCCAAATTTTCCAAATGACCgacaataattttattaagttTCTGTTTATCTTCGATTCTGAATTTTTTCAGCTCCTCGTTCACGTATCTTCtctaaaaacaaattaaat encodes the following:
- a CDS encoding uncharacterized protein (chr2.cand.351 - hypothetical protein;~1 probable transmembrane helix predicted for TA14325 by TMHMM2.0 at aa 47-66;~Signal anchor predicted for TA14325 by SignalP 2.0 HMM (Signal peptide probability 0.000, signal anchor probability 0.983) with cleavage site probability 0.000 between residues -1 and 0) produces the protein MATVTVDDDKKLKSRSLSTETMDGIPEFDEEPETQTRGRSAWDSVKITITAFFLTFALLLLVVLIYEIRGHKNDQRKRDTRRYVNEELKKFRIEDKQKLNKIIVGHLENLAQGTRFDKIELTAPENVENRQLKKESPLHFESNVNSFTLRESSPYKSFDELEYKKVSYNCYRKDLFRQNINGTGTNLRFIAKSSKIPEGSSENSGKCATSYYWIYYTPETQKTRIYSMGPYYGHHEVKMVESMFTPIDKEGNLTLTGCVPPIDNIRKDYDWNEEYKFIRRTAYITEESPKFRDFVEFQEFLDRKIEEEVKEYDEKIRILSHDSESVQHYSTLKEATNCVYSI